Proteins encoded by one window of Bacteroidota bacterium:
- a CDS encoding fructosamine kinase family protein, translating into MHVISKIDLQNILSEKFGKNILVESISPVGGGCINETAKVKTSLGIFFAKWNDAKQFPKMLEAEAKGLQLLKDTNEIKVPEVISQKTTGNTQYFILEFIESSSMEKHFWYNFGKSLAKLHQHSSEKFGLDHNNYIGSLPQSNRQHSLWSDFFILERLEPQIKSARDNSRIGNIISQKFSKLFSQLEKIFPPEKPALLHGDLWSGNYMIGNNGEPVFIDPAIYFGHREMDLAMTKLFGGFSAEFYESYHEEFPLEKDWQKRIDICNLYPLMVHVNLFGGSYAMQVENILRKF; encoded by the coding sequence TTGCATGTCATCTCAAAAATAGATTTGCAGAATATTCTTTCTGAAAAATTCGGAAAAAATATTTTAGTTGAATCAATCTCTCCTGTTGGAGGTGGGTGTATAAACGAAACTGCCAAAGTCAAAACTTCTCTGGGAATATTTTTTGCTAAATGGAATGACGCGAAGCAATTTCCAAAAATGCTGGAAGCAGAAGCAAAAGGATTGCAATTATTGAAAGACACCAATGAAATAAAAGTTCCCGAAGTAATTTCTCAGAAAACAACTGGCAATACGCAATATTTCATTCTTGAATTCATAGAAAGCTCTTCAATGGAAAAACATTTCTGGTATAATTTCGGAAAGTCGCTGGCAAAACTTCATCAACACTCTTCGGAAAAATTCGGGCTTGACCACAACAACTACATCGGTTCGCTGCCGCAAAGCAATCGTCAGCATTCTTTATGGAGTGACTTTTTTATTCTTGAAAGATTGGAGCCGCAAATAAAATCAGCAAGAGATAATTCAAGAATAGGAAATATAATTTCGCAAAAGTTCAGCAAATTATTTTCTCAACTTGAAAAAATATTTCCTCCGGAAAAACCTGCGCTTCTTCACGGAGATTTGTGGAGCGGGAATTATATGATTGGAAATAATGGCGAGCCGGTTTTTATTGACCCAGCAATTTATTTCGGTCATCGCGAAATGGATTTAGCAATGACAAAACTTTTTGGCGGATTTTCTGCCGAGTTCTATGAATCCTATCATGAAGAATTCCCGCTGGAAAAAGATTGGCAAAAAAGAATTGACATCTGCAATCTTTATCCGCTCATGGTTCATGTGAATCTTTTTGGAGGAAGTTATGCGATGCAGGTAGAAAATATTCTCAGAAAATTCTAA
- a CDS encoding class I SAM-dependent methyltransferase, translating to MLLLTPENFPDYELIDCGDFEKLERFSNYFLIRPEPQAVWSKKLSHQEWQKTAHVSFHQQGSNSGDWDKLKEIPDRWQISYKVKSQKSKENRQLNFKLALTSFKHVGIFPEQAVNWDYISESISLMKVEKPKFLNLFAYTGAASLAAKAAGADVTHLDSIKQVVTWARENMELSGLTDIRWIVEDALKFVKREVKRGNKYHGIILDPPAFGNGPDGEKWHLENNIQEMIKNVLQLLDEKNHFLILNAYSLGFSSLIIENLLKDFAKEKLETGELYLHSKTNLKLPLGVFGRFRSVPQP from the coding sequence ATGCTTTTACTTACACCTGAAAATTTTCCCGATTACGAATTGATTGACTGCGGTGATTTTGAAAAGCTGGAGCGCTTCTCCAACTATTTTCTGATTCGCCCTGAACCGCAGGCAGTGTGGAGCAAAAAACTTTCTCACCAGGAATGGCAAAAGACCGCGCACGTAAGTTTTCATCAACAAGGAAGTAATTCAGGTGATTGGGATAAGTTGAAAGAAATTCCTGACAGATGGCAGATAAGTTATAAAGTCAAAAGTCAAAAGTCAAAAGAGAACAGACAACTTAATTTTAAACTTGCATTAACTTCTTTCAAGCACGTTGGAATTTTTCCTGAGCAGGCAGTGAACTGGGATTATATTTCTGAAAGTATTTCATTGATGAAAGTGGAGAAGCCAAAGTTTTTAAACCTGTTTGCGTATACTGGTGCTGCCTCACTCGCTGCGAAAGCGGCTGGCGCAGATGTTACGCACCTTGATTCCATTAAACAGGTTGTAACTTGGGCAAGAGAAAATATGGAGTTGAGCGGGCTAACCGACATCCGCTGGATTGTGGAAGACGCACTCAAGTTTGTGAAACGAGAAGTGAAGCGCGGAAATAAATATCACGGAATAATTCTTGACCCGCCTGCATTCGGCAACGGCCCTGACGGAGAAAAATGGCATTTGGAAAATAATATTCAGGAAATGATAAAAAATGTTTTACAGTTGCTGGATGAAAAAAATCATTTCCTTATTTTGAATGCTTATTCGCTGGGATTTTCTTCTCTCATCATTGAAAATCTTCTGAAAGATTTTGCAAAAGAAAAATTGGAAACCGGAGAACTTTATCTTCACTCCAAAACAAATCTGAAATTACCGCTGGGAGTTTTTGGAAGGTTCAGAAGTGTGCCCCAACCCTAA
- a CDS encoding TonB-dependent receptor — protein sequence MLFILILLLSLPSFSQEQKFTLSGYVKEEASGESSIGANVYLKKKNSDERKGVVTNAYGFFSITLEKGEYQLTVNYIGFEDFKKDITLDKDIHLNVGMKEHAVVGKEVEILGEKSDENIQKSEMGVVTLEVEKIKSLPSFMGEMDILKTIQLLPGVQSTEGNTGFYVRGGGPDQNLVLLDEAVVYNTGHLFGFFSVFNGDAVKNVELYKGNMPAQYGGRLSSVLDVQMKEGNSQGVHAQGGIGLIASRFTIEGPIKKDTSSFLVSARRTYIDVLTKPFTKKREFGGSAYYFYDLNTKLNYRLSDKDRIFLSGYFGRDVFTFSNKNSSTASDAGVFKVTMPWGNATGTLRWNHLITKKLFVNTSAIFSDYKFQFGAQESGFEFKLFSGIRDWNAKIDFGYFPSAKHNIKYGVNYIYHTFIPNQASAKAGDVDIDLGQIPHLHAHDVALYAGDDFDITDKIRLNAGLRYSYFMQVGPFQRYVKSPVTQQIIDTIFYSRGEKVAQYGGLEPRASIRFTLNKKSSIKAGFAQNYQYIHLASISSVSLPTDLWMPCTSVVKPQHSTQYALGYFRNFKDDTYETSVEVYYKDMRNMVEFKEGSMPDQNVKDNVDNAFTFGRGWSYGAEFFVKKRMGRFTGWVGYTLAWTWRQFDSLNLGKKFPAKYDRRHDASVALTYDYSSLWTFGTVFVYATGNTATLPVSWYMIEGQMVPEYGERNSYRMKPYHRLDVSITYTPDRHRIIARQKRRWESRMQKKNIDITGKDPDGKIGAGMPSKWYRNIESSWVLSVYNVYNRYNPYFIYFENTGSIYDGTLDVKAKQVSLFPVLPSITWNFKF from the coding sequence ATACTATTCATTCTTATTTTGCTTCTTTCCTTACCATCATTTTCTCAGGAACAAAAATTCACCCTCAGCGGCTATGTGAAAGAAGAAGCAAGCGGTGAATCTTCCATAGGCGCGAATGTTTATCTGAAGAAAAAAAATTCCGATGAACGAAAAGGCGTGGTGACAAATGCGTATGGATTTTTTTCCATTACGCTGGAGAAAGGCGAGTATCAACTCACGGTGAATTACATCGGCTTCGAAGATTTCAAAAAAGATATTACGCTCGACAAAGACATTCATCTGAACGTTGGAATGAAGGAACATGCTGTTGTTGGAAAAGAAGTGGAAATTCTCGGGGAGAAATCAGATGAAAATATTCAGAAGAGCGAAATGGGAGTGGTTACTCTTGAAGTGGAAAAAATAAAATCGCTTCCTTCTTTCATGGGAGAAATGGATATTCTGAAAACGATTCAACTTCTCCCCGGAGTGCAGTCCACCGAAGGCAATACGGGTTTTTATGTTCGGGGCGGAGGGCCCGACCAGAATTTAGTTTTGCTCGATGAGGCGGTGGTGTATAACACCGGACATCTCTTCGGATTTTTTTCCGTGTTCAACGGAGATGCAGTAAAAAATGTTGAACTCTACAAGGGAAATATGCCCGCGCAGTATGGCGGGCGGCTATCCTCTGTGCTCGATGTGCAGATGAAAGAGGGAAATTCGCAGGGCGTTCACGCGCAGGGTGGAATCGGTTTGATTGCTTCGCGCTTTACGATTGAAGGGCCGATTAAAAAAGATACTTCATCGTTTCTTGTTTCGGCAAGAAGAACCTATATAGATGTTCTCACAAAACCGTTCACGAAGAAAAGAGAGTTTGGCGGCTCGGCTTATTATTTTTATGACCTGAATACAAAACTGAATTACCGCTTATCAGATAAGGATAGAATTTTTCTCAGCGGATATTTCGGCAGAGATGTTTTTACTTTCAGCAACAAGAACAGTTCAACCGCAAGCGATGCCGGAGTTTTCAAAGTAACCATGCCCTGGGGAAACGCCACAGGAACTTTGCGGTGGAACCACCTGATTACGAAAAAACTTTTTGTGAACACTTCCGCCATCTTCAGCGATTATAAATTTCAGTTTGGCGCACAGGAAAGCGGCTTTGAGTTCAAATTATTTTCCGGCATCCGCGACTGGAATGCAAAAATTGATTTCGGATATTTTCCTTCTGCGAAGCACAATATAAAGTATGGCGTAAATTATATTTATCACACCTTCATTCCCAACCAGGCGAGCGCAAAAGCAGGCGATGTGGATATTGACCTTGGACAAATTCCTCACTTACATGCGCACGATGTTGCCCTTTATGCAGGCGATGATTTCGACATCACGGATAAAATCCGGTTGAATGCGGGCTTGCGCTATTCTTACTTTATGCAGGTGGGACCTTTTCAGCGCTACGTAAAAAGCCCTGTCACGCAGCAAATAATAGACACGATTTTTTATTCGCGCGGAGAAAAAGTTGCGCAGTATGGCGGGCTGGAGCCGCGCGCTTCCATTCGTTTCACGCTGAATAAAAAATCTTCCATCAAGGCGGGCTTCGCGCAGAATTACCAGTATATTCATCTCGCTTCCATTTCTTCCGTTTCGCTTCCCACCGATTTATGGATGCCCTGCACATCGGTGGTCAAACCGCAGCACAGCACGCAATACGCGCTCGGCTATTTCAGAAACTTCAAAGACGATACCTATGAAACTTCGGTGGAAGTTTATTATAAAGACATGCGCAACATGGTTGAATTCAAAGAGGGCTCCATGCCCGACCAGAATGTGAAAGACAATGTGGACAATGCGTTCACCTTTGGAAGAGGATGGAGTTACGGTGCGGAATTTTTTGTAAAGAAGCGCATGGGAAGATTCACCGGATGGGTGGGCTACACGCTGGCATGGACGTGGCGGCAATTCGATTCGCTCAACCTCGGAAAAAAATTTCCGGCAAAGTATGACCGCAGGCACGATGCCTCCGTTGCGCTCACGTATGATTATTCTTCGCTGTGGACATTCGGAACTGTTTTCGTTTATGCAACCGGAAACACCGCCACCCTTCCGGTTTCATGGTACATGATAGAAGGGCAGATGGTTCCCGAATACGGTGAGCGGAATTCTTACCGCATGAAGCCCTATCACCGCCTCGATGTTTCCATCACCTACACGCCCGACCGCCACCGGATTATTGCGCGGCAAAAAAGAAGATGGGAAAGCCGCATGCAGAAAAAGAATATTGACATCACCGGAAAAGACCCCGATGGAAAAATCGGGGCAGGAATGCCTTCTAAATGGTACAGGAACATTGAAAGCAGTTGGGTGCTGTCGGTTTACAATGTGTACAACCGCTATAACCCTTACTTTATTTATTTTGAAAACACCGGAAGCATTTACGATGGAACATTAGATGTAAAAGCAAAACAGGTTTCGCTGTTCCCGGTTCTGCCTTCGATAACATGGAACTTTAAATTCTGA
- a CDS encoding chloride channel protein has product MNFLEKISEWRQRRISSKNFLILISIVVGIAAGLAAVALKTSVHYIQIFLHWILEDERFNFLLFVFPLLGILLTVFITQKFFNGKLGRGIGNILYSVAKRSSNVEKDKMYSHALTSAITVGFGGSAGLEAPIVVTGAALGSNIARKLHMNYRERTMLLACGVAAGIAAIFNSPIAGVLFAVEVILYEFTIPAFIPLLIASASAAVISKFLYSGQLFFLITKGWVMSALPFYIVLGCAMGLMSVYVTRVHLFIDKKMKSKKRPYLKAIWGSIALGILIFIFPPLYGEGYFSVTHLLEGKYFHLLDNSLFSQYVNSPWFILVFAAAIVLVKIIAASLTLGAGGNGGMFAPSLFIGAMAGFVFAHAINLLGIASLTEVNFIVAGMAGALSGVVHAPLTAIFLIAEITGGYVLFVPLMIVSSLSYLIIRYFEPYSIYMKKLVEKGLHKRDRDKIVLNKIKLKNMVEVNFETVTAENTLGELINKIEHSKRNIFPVLDEEKHLIGIVLLDNIREIMFHHEQYNSIHVKDLMSQPPCILDVNEEMYDVMKKFDIYNSWNLPVTEENKYIGFVSKSTIFTKYRTLLIKQSEQQFS; this is encoded by the coding sequence GTGAACTTCCTTGAAAAAATTTCCGAATGGCGACAGCGAAGAATTTCAAGTAAGAATTTTCTTATTCTCATCAGCATTGTCGTGGGAATTGCCGCAGGACTGGCGGCAGTCGCGCTGAAAACTTCCGTGCATTACATCCAAATTTTTCTGCATTGGATTCTGGAAGACGAACGTTTTAACTTTTTACTTTTTGTTTTCCCGCTCTTAGGAATTCTTCTCACCGTTTTCATCACTCAAAAATTTTTCAACGGAAAACTCGGCAGAGGAATAGGCAACATTCTTTACTCGGTGGCAAAACGTTCGAGCAATGTGGAAAAAGATAAAATGTATTCACACGCACTCACCAGCGCCATCACGGTTGGGTTTGGCGGCTCGGCAGGACTGGAAGCGCCCATCGTTGTCACAGGTGCTGCGCTCGGCTCCAACATTGCGCGCAAACTTCACATGAATTACAGGGAACGCACCATGCTTCTTGCCTGTGGAGTGGCTGCCGGCATTGCTGCCATCTTCAACAGCCCGATTGCCGGAGTTTTGTTTGCGGTGGAAGTGATTTTGTACGAGTTCACCATTCCCGCTTTCATTCCGCTGCTTATTGCTTCGGCAAGCGCGGCAGTGATTTCAAAATTTCTTTACAGCGGGCAATTATTTTTTCTGATTACGAAAGGATGGGTAATGAGCGCTCTTCCCTTTTACATCGTTCTTGGCTGCGCTATGGGATTAATGTCCGTGTATGTTACGCGCGTTCATCTTTTCATAGACAAAAAAATGAAATCGAAGAAGCGCCCGTATCTGAAAGCAATCTGGGGAAGTATTGCTCTCGGAATTTTAATTTTTATTTTCCCTCCGCTTTATGGCGAAGGATATTTTTCTGTTACACACCTGCTGGAAGGAAAATATTTTCATCTTTTAGACAACAGCTTATTTTCACAATATGTAAATTCCCCATGGTTCATTCTTGTTTTTGCAGCAGCCATTGTGCTTGTAAAAATAATTGCCGCCTCGCTTACGCTTGGCGCAGGAGGAAATGGAGGAATGTTTGCGCCTTCTCTTTTCATTGGAGCAATGGCAGGTTTTGTTTTTGCACACGCCATTAATCTTTTGGGAATAGCATCGCTCACCGAAGTAAATTTTATTGTCGCAGGAATGGCGGGCGCATTAAGCGGAGTGGTGCATGCACCGCTCACTGCCATATTTCTCATAGCGGAAATTACAGGCGGATACGTTTTGTTTGTGCCGCTGATGATTGTTTCTTCGCTTTCGTATCTCATCATAAGATATTTTGAACCGTATTCCATCTACATGAAAAAACTTGTCGAAAAAGGTTTGCACAAACGCGATCGCGATAAAATTGTTTTGAATAAGATTAAATTAAAAAATATGGTGGAGGTAAATTTTGAAACGGTGACTGCGGAAAATACGCTCGGAGAACTCATCAATAAAATTGAACATTCAAAGAGAAATATTTTCCCGGTGCTGGATGAAGAAAAACATTTGATCGGAATTGTTTTGCTCGACAACATCCGCGAAATAATGTTTCACCACGAGCAATACAATTCTATTCACGTAAAAGATTTAATGTCGCAGCCGCCCTGTATTCTCGATGTGAACGAAGAAATGTATGACGTGATGAAAAAATTTGACATTTATAATTCATGGAATCTTCCGGTGACGGAAGAAAATAAATACATCGGCTTTGTTTCCAAGTCAACCATTTTCACAAAGTACCGCACGCTGCTCATCAAACAATCGGAGCAGCAGTTCTCCTGA
- a CDS encoding glutamate--tRNA ligase — translation MSERKIRVRFAPSPTGPLHMGGVRTALYNYLFAKKNNGDFILRIEDTDQARFVPGAEEYIIESLKWCGIEPNEGIGFGDGEFKPYRQSERKPMYRQYAEQLVKDGNAYYAFDSSEELDEARQRMEKSGGSFMYNAITRQNMKNSLSLSHDEVQKRISSGEHYVIRIKIPRKEEVRLHDIIRGWVVVDSAQMDDKVLFKSDGMPTYHLANVVDDFTMKITHVIRGEEWLPSAPLHVLLYKYLGWENEMPQFAHLPLLLRPDGNGKLSKRDGDKLGFPVFPLSGKLLDHNSGKEESFSGYREAGYFPDAFINMLALLGWHASGNQEIFSLEELIKEFSLEHVSKHGAKFDPEKTKWFNQQYLRTKSDDQLIETFLPILKTKLAVGSRQLADKQYIKKVCALIKEKAAFVNEFWSLGNYFFIEPENYDAEVIKKRWNEKTKNFIGELAKAYQSTTDFSSANAENIFKQICEKLGVKTGEVMQLFRVCISGVGGGPALFEVAALLGKEKVIARLETALKKL, via the coding sequence ATGTCCGAGAGAAAAATCAGAGTTCGTTTTGCTCCAAGTCCAACCGGTCCTCTTCACATGGGAGGCGTTCGCACTGCGCTGTACAATTATCTCTTCGCGAAAAAAAATAACGGAGATTTTATTTTACGGATTGAAGACACCGACCAGGCGCGTTTTGTTCCCGGGGCGGAAGAATATATTATTGAATCCCTGAAATGGTGCGGCATCGAACCGAACGAAGGAATTGGTTTTGGCGATGGGGAATTTAAACCGTACCGACAAAGTGAACGCAAGCCGATGTATCGTCAATATGCGGAACAGTTAGTGAAAGATGGGAATGCTTATTACGCTTTTGATTCTTCGGAAGAACTGGATGAAGCGCGACAGCGAATGGAAAAATCAGGAGGAAGTTTTATGTACAATGCCATTACGCGGCAGAACATGAAAAATTCTTTGTCGCTTTCGCACGATGAAGTGCAGAAAAGAATTTCTTCGGGAGAACATTATGTTATCAGAATAAAAATTCCGCGCAAGGAAGAAGTGCGCCTGCATGATATCATTCGCGGATGGGTGGTGGTGGATTCCGCACAGATGGACGATAAAGTTTTATTCAAGAGCGATGGAATGCCTACGTATCATTTGGCAAATGTGGTGGATGATTTCACTATGAAAATCACGCACGTGATTCGCGGGGAAGAATGGCTGCCGTCTGCTCCGCTGCATGTTTTGCTTTATAAATATTTAGGATGGGAAAATGAAATGCCGCAGTTCGCGCATTTGCCTTTGCTGCTTCGCCCCGATGGAAACGGAAAACTTTCCAAGCGCGATGGAGACAAGTTAGGATTTCCGGTTTTTCCTCTCAGCGGAAAATTACTTGACCACAATTCGGGGAAAGAAGAATCTTTTTCCGGTTACCGCGAAGCGGGATATTTTCCCGATGCATTCATCAATATGCTCGCGCTTCTGGGATGGCACGCAAGCGGCAACCAGGAAATTTTTTCTCTCGAAGAATTAATAAAAGAATTTTCTCTTGAGCACGTGAGCAAGCACGGAGCAAAATTTGACCCGGAAAAAACAAAATGGTTTAATCAGCAGTATCTCAGGACAAAAAGTGATGACCAATTAATAGAAACTTTTTTGCCAATCCTTAAAACCAAATTGGCAGTCGGCAGTCGGCAGTTGGCAGATAAACAATACATCAAAAAAGTTTGCGCTTTAATTAAAGAGAAGGCAGCATTCGTAAATGAATTCTGGAGTTTGGGAAATTATTTTTTTATCGAACCGGAAAATTATGACGCGGAAGTAATCAAAAAACGCTGGAATGAAAAAACAAAAAACTTCATAGGAGAATTGGCAAAAGCATATCAATCCACTACTGATTTTTCTTCTGCAAACGCTGAAAATATTTTCAAACAAATCTGCGAGAAACTTGGAGTAAAAACAGGAGAAGTCATGCAACTCTTCCGCGTTTGCATCAGCGGAGTTGGAGGCGGACCGGCTTTGTTTGAGGTTGCCGCATTGCTGGGAAAAGAAAAAGTGATTGCAAGATTGGAAACTGCGCTGAAGAAGTTATAA
- a CDS encoding DUF4249 domain-containing protein, with protein MPAACLMFSSCQKEITVDLPEAKKKICVEGKIEPGLPPYVILTDNQPYFGATDINTLQNMFVHNAVVLLSNGTVTDTLHEFCSASLPDSLLPLVAGFTGVDTLTLKNFNYCMYTTFNFALWGSVGKTYNLTIDAEGKHLTSTTSILTPVPLDSTWYKYIKANKSGDSLGFVYAHLTDPPVEGNAYRWLTMRLHKDASFIPPPGSVFDDKFINGKSFDFAYNRGSNPNSTEDQLNPEEAGYFKHGDTVIVKFCAIDRACFDFFRQEDVAIYSQGNPFSSPTSVPSNVYPREDALGVWCGYGVFQDTVVFK; from the coding sequence TTGCCTGCTGCCTGCTTGATGTTTTCCTCCTGCCAGAAAGAAATCACCGTTGATTTGCCGGAAGCGAAGAAAAAAATTTGCGTGGAAGGAAAAATTGAGCCGGGGCTTCCTCCCTATGTAATACTCACGGATAACCAGCCCTACTTTGGTGCAACCGATATAAACACGCTGCAAAATATGTTTGTGCACAACGCGGTTGTTTTGCTTTCCAACGGAACAGTTACCGACACGCTTCATGAATTTTGTTCCGCAAGTTTGCCCGATTCATTGCTGCCTCTTGTGGCGGGATTCACGGGAGTGGATACGCTCACGCTGAAAAATTTCAACTACTGCATGTACACCACTTTCAATTTCGCGCTGTGGGGGAGCGTGGGCAAAACCTATAACCTCACCATTGATGCAGAAGGAAAACATCTTACTTCCACCACCAGCATTCTTACTCCCGTTCCGCTCGACAGCACCTGGTATAAATACATCAAGGCGAACAAGAGCGGTGATTCGCTCGGCTTTGTGTACGCGCATCTCACCGACCCGCCTGTGGAAGGAAACGCTTACCGCTGGCTTACCATGCGTTTGCATAAAGATGCCTCTTTCATTCCTCCGCCCGGCTCTGTGTTTGACGATAAGTTCATCAACGGAAAAAGTTTTGACTTTGCGTATAACCGCGGAAGCAATCCCAATTCAACCGAAGACCAACTCAATCCCGAAGAAGCCGGATATTTCAAGCATGGCGATACGGTGATTGTAAAGTTCTGCGCCATTGACCGCGCGTGTTTTGATTTTTTCCGGCAGGAAGACGTGGCGATTTACAGCCAGGGCAATCCCTTTTCTTCTCCCACTTCCGTTCCCAGCAACGTGTATCCGCGCGAAGATGCACTGGGAGTTTGGTGCGGATACGGAGTTTTTCAGGATACGGTGGTTTTTAAATAA
- a CDS encoding TonB-dependent receptor produces the protein MKKIFLLLFFPSVCFSQNTFHAVIKDEKTNEALAGAGAVIKELNLSGIADASGKVELKNIPDGKYIIRFSFVGYRENNFKADFPMKNPDGEIKIFLEPNIELEEVTVTSTRTGNRIEETPIKVEVLGTEEVDEKSAMMPGNISMLLTEYTGIQPQITSAKTGNVNLKMQGLDGKYTQFLKDGFPIYGGFSGGLGLMQTPPLDLKQVEIIKGASSTLYGGDAIAGVVNLITKEPIANKDEWNILLNQTSLGGTDISSFYSKRKDKLGITFLAASDREISRDVNGDFFTDQPQVQGFNFNPKLFYYFSDSSKLMLGIFSGYENRMGGDIIAITHQPDSVHNFIEKNSSNRNVSQLKYEKIFRNGNVFTVKNSINYFDRSISGSNSDFHGTQLASYSEISYLKRTKHHDFVSGINFLTDNFSEDISLSKINRGYDYSTVGIFLQDDWKIFNRTTFEAGIRGDYNNRYGSFILPRVSVLYKFSNKFFARAGGGMGYKTPSIFAEEAEEQGFGRGVQPIASNVKSETSIGANLDFNFKTQIGNESSLAINQSFFYAQIQNAIEPNDDSVIAGGQLIFQNLPEPITSMGTETTFNLWIEDFNFITGYTYTHAFEGDPEASEPLPLTAKHRLMLDLFWEIERKWKIGVEAFYMGQQTLHDKTTRPDYWLTGFIVQRKIKNYMLVFNVEDLLDERQTRHESIYSGTVNNPHFKEVWAPLEGFVANVVLKISL, from the coding sequence GTGAAAAAAATTTTTCTCCTGCTGTTTTTCCCTTCGGTCTGTTTTTCCCAAAACACTTTTCACGCAGTAATCAAAGATGAAAAAACAAATGAAGCGCTTGCGGGAGCAGGAGCAGTCATCAAGGAATTAAATTTAAGTGGCATTGCAGATGCAAGCGGGAAAGTGGAACTGAAAAATATTCCCGATGGAAAATATATAATCCGTTTTTCCTTTGTCGGCTATCGCGAAAATAATTTCAAAGCGGATTTCCCTATGAAAAATCCCGATGGGGAAATAAAAATTTTTCTTGAGCCGAACATTGAACTGGAAGAAGTAACCGTTACTTCCACGCGCACGGGCAACCGCATAGAAGAAACTCCGATTAAAGTGGAAGTGCTCGGCACGGAGGAGGTGGATGAAAAATCTGCGATGATGCCCGGAAATATTTCCATGCTGCTCACCGAATACACCGGCATTCAGCCGCAAATCACTTCGGCAAAAACCGGAAATGTAAATTTGAAAATGCAGGGGTTGGACGGAAAGTACACGCAGTTTCTCAAAGACGGCTTTCCGATTTACGGAGGATTTTCAGGCGGGCTTGGACTCATGCAAACGCCTCCGCTCGATTTGAAGCAAGTGGAAATTATCAAAGGCGCCTCTTCCACGCTCTATGGCGGAGATGCGATTGCGGGTGTTGTGAATTTAATTACAAAGGAGCCGATAGCGAACAAAGACGAGTGGAATATTTTACTGAATCAAACTTCGCTGGGCGGAACAGATATTTCTTCTTTCTATTCCAAGCGGAAAGATAAACTCGGAATCACTTTTCTTGCTGCGAGCGACAGGGAAATTTCGCGCGATGTGAACGGAGATTTTTTTACCGACCAGCCGCAAGTGCAGGGATTTAATTTCAATCCGAAACTGTTTTATTACTTCAGTGATTCCTCGAAACTTATGTTGGGAATTTTTTCCGGCTATGAAAACCGCATGGGCGGAGACATTATTGCCATCACGCATCAGCCGGATTCAGTTCATAATTTCATAGAGAAAAATAGTTCCAACCGGAATGTTTCTCAACTCAAGTATGAAAAAATTTTCCGCAATGGAAATGTTTTCACGGTGAAGAACAGCATAAATTATTTTGACCGAAGCATTAGCGGAAGCAATTCTGATTTTCACGGAACGCAACTTGCGAGTTATTCCGAAATAAGTTATCTGAAACGCACGAAGCATCACGATTTTGTTTCGGGAATAAATTTTCTTACCGATAATTTTTCTGAGGATATTTCATTGAGCAAAATCAACCGCGGCTACGATTACAGCACGGTGGGAATTTTTCTTCAGGACGACTGGAAAATTTTTAACCGCACTACTTTTGAAGCCGGCATTCGCGGTGATTACAACAACCGCTACGGAAGTTTTATTCTTCCGCGCGTATCGGTGCTTTATAAATTCAGCAATAAGTTTTTTGCACGTGCTGGCGGAGGAATGGGATATAAAACTCCGAGCATTTTTGCCGAAGAAGCCGAAGAACAGGGTTTCGGCAGGGGAGTGCAGCCCATTGCTTCAAATGTAAAATCGGAAACTTCCATAGGAGCAAATCTTGATTTCAATTTCAAAACGCAAATAGGAAATGAATCTTCGCTGGCTATCAATCAAAGTTTTTTCTATGCGCAAATTCAAAATGCCATTGAACCGAACGATGATTCAGTGATTGCGGGCGGACAATTAATTTTTCAAAATCTTCCCGAGCCAATCACTTCGATGGGAACGGAAACAACTTTTAATTTGTGGATTGAGGATTTTAATTTCATTACCGGCTACACTTACACCCATGCATTTGAAGGCGACCCGGAAGCGAGCGAGCCGCTTCCGCTCACAGCAAAACATCGCTTGATGCTGGATTTATTCTGGGAGATTGAGCGCAAATGGAAAATCGGAGTGGAGGCATTTTACATGGGGCAGCAAACTCTTCACGATAAAACTACGCGACCAGATTACTGGCTCACGGGTTTTATTGTGCAGCGAAAAATAAAAAACTATATGCTTGTGTTTAACGTGGAAGATTTGCTGGACGAGCGGCAAACACGGCACGAATCAATTTATTCTGGCACGGTGAACAATCCGCACTTCAAAGAAGTGTGGGCTCCACTGGAAGGATTTGTGGCGAATGTGGTTTTGAAAATTTCTCTTTAG